In Scleropages formosus chromosome 10, fSclFor1.1, whole genome shotgun sequence, a single genomic region encodes these proteins:
- the LOC108941866 gene encoding NEDD4-binding protein 2-like 2 — protein MHDRQEEMSSEPGQDFKTEGAPVPNTGDLPHSDNDECREAVQGLPHSSATEISCFKNEASNCLPETSLNQELDSVVSAAASADDVAETTPSLNSQSPEQGGEGLPEDKWRFRSTAFIGPACRPQVSRSPTRDMEDKLSEFYKELEQIEPEDKTDVPDKPERPVETEKPLNTTPKEETRLNFNRDHRPYRRPHPYQGPHGDHWHPRRHRQNFLCGPDSGGWGPHYENQWHHSQHFQFYGPNEGPPLQPLNPFYPPDFGPQMKPYYEYPETVPSVRHYEWDQPFPPSPVFTAYDVYDDPNICRGYSDCDYPPYHFEYSQGNGYFRHNEGTWFHSYEQDHFGLNHNISGEHRPHLRHHPSEQHHKEPDFKGICPPGSSLVLILMRGLPGSGKSTFAQELKSSSPHGLILSTDDYFCQGTDYAYNPNLLGDAHEWNQKRAREAMDEGRSPVIIDNTNLQAWEMKPYAKLAVERGYRVDFCEPNTSWRRDPSELEKRNKHGVPRHKIAQMLERFELPMSLDIVLNSQEPSHKGSGCPNTRS, from the exons ATGCATGACAGACAGGAAGAGATGTCTAGTGAACCTGGTCAAGACTTCAAGACAGAAGGTGCTCCAGTTCCTAATACAGGAGACCTACCGCACTCTGATAATGATGAGTGCAGAGAAGCAGTGCAAGGACTGCCTCACAGCTCTGCCACTGAGATCTCCTGCTTCAAGAATGAAGCAAGCAACTGTTTGCCAGAAACTTCTTTGAACCAGGAGCTTGACTCtgtggtcagtgctgctgcttcagcaGATGACGTTGCTGAGACAACGCCGTCCTTAAACAGCCAGAGCCCTGAGCAAGGAGGTGAAGGCCTCCCTGAAGACAAGTGGCGATTCCGCAGCACAGCCTTCATCGGACCCGCGTGTCGACCCCAAGTCTCCAGGTCTCCCACACGAGACATGGAAGACAAACTGAGTGAGTTCTACAAGGAACTGGAGCAGATTGAACCTGAAGACAAAACTGATGTCCCTGATAAACCTGAGAGACCTGTCGAAACAGAGAAACCTTTGAACACAACCCCCAAAGAGGAAACAAGGTTAAACTTCAACAGAGACCACAGGCCTTATCGCAGACCTCATCCGTATCAGGGTCCCCATGGAGACCACTGGCATCCCAGGAGACACAGGCAGAACTTTTTGTGTGGCCCAGACAGTGGTGGCTGGGGTCCTCACTATGAGAATCAATGGCATCACTCCCAGCACTTTCAGTTTTATGGGCCCAATGAAGGCCCACCCCTCCAACCCCTAAATCCTTTTTACCCTCCAGATTTTGGCCCGCAGATGAAGCCATACTATGAATATCCTGAGACTGTACCCAGTGTAAGACATTATGAATGGGATCAACCATTCCCACCAAGTCCTGTCTTTACAGCTTATGATGTCTATGACGATCCCAATATTTGTCGAGGGTACAGTGATTGTGATTACCCTCCATACCATTTTGAATACAGTCAAGGCAATGGTTACTTCAGACACAATGAAGGTACCTGGTTTCATTCATATGAACAGGACCATTTTGGTCTGAATCATAATATCAGTGGAGAGCACAGACCACATCTGCGACATCACCCCTCAGAGCAGCATCACAAAGAACCAGACTTTAAAGGAATTTGTCCTCCTGGCTCTTCTTTGGTCCTGATTCTAATGAGAGGATTGCCTGGGTCTGGGAAGTCAACTTTTGCCCA GGAGCTGAAATCCTCCAGTCCCCATGGGCTTATCCTCAGCACGGATGACTACTTCTGTCAAGGGACAGACTATGCGTATAATCCTAACCTGCTGGGGGATGCACATGAGTGGAACCAGAAAAGAG CAAGAGAAGCTATGGATGAAGGCCGCTCTCCTGTGATTATTGACAACACAAACCTGCAAGCTTGGGAAATGAAGCCTTATGCAAAACTT GCTGTAGAAAGGGGATACCGTGTGGACTTCTGTGAACCTAACACCAGTTGGAGGAGGGATCCATCAGAGTTAGAAAA GAGGAACAAACATGGTGTCCCTCGGCACAAAATAGCCCAAATGCTGGAGCGCTTTGAGCTTCCCATGTCTCTGGACATTGTGCTGAACTCCCAGGAGCCCTCACACAAAGGTTCAGGATGCCCCAACACAAGGTCATAA